In Geminicoccaceae bacterium, a single window of DNA contains:
- a CDS encoding histidine phosphatase family protein, with protein MGWMERLEARALSRQLDPRANIFYFLRHGETAENRARICQGNNDVPLNDDGIAQAGRAAPVVASFPVKRAIASDLRRVRMTIAPILARSPVAHETTPALRERGFGPRQGQPIRVDHWDATDEGVESIEDFVDRICDCLQARLVDDHVLVAAHGGVLRVIAAALAAPLQTWAYTNALPMVFRRENGRWRVEAVTADHRLDAFAPLPEGVTVGDPTTAADLTGAPAT; from the coding sequence ATGGGCTGGATGGAACGGCTCGAAGCCCGCGCCTTGTCGCGGCAACTCGATCCTCGCGCGAACATATTCTACTTTCTGCGTCATGGAGAAACGGCCGAAAACCGGGCGCGCATCTGTCAGGGCAACAACGACGTGCCGCTCAACGACGACGGCATCGCCCAGGCCGGGCGGGCGGCACCGGTCGTGGCGTCGTTCCCGGTGAAACGGGCGATCGCCAGCGACCTGCGGCGGGTCCGGATGACCATCGCACCAATCCTCGCCCGGTCGCCTGTCGCCCACGAAACGACGCCGGCCCTGCGCGAACGCGGCTTCGGCCCGCGGCAGGGCCAACCCATCCGCGTGGACCACTGGGATGCAACCGACGAAGGAGTGGAGTCCATCGAGGATTTCGTCGACCGGATCTGCGACTGCCTGCAGGCAAGGCTCGTGGACGACCATGTCCTCGTGGCAGCGCATGGCGGGGTCCTGCGGGTGATCGCCGCGGCCCTTGCGGCACCCTTGCAGACATGGGCCTATACCAATGCCCTGCCGATGGTCTTCAGGCGCGAAAACGGTCGCTGGCGGGTGGAAGCGGTCACCGCCGATCATCGTCTCGACGCCTTCGCTCCTCTCCCCGAAGGTGTGACCGTGGGCGATCCGACGACGGCAGCCGACCTCACCGGCGCCCCCGCCACCTGA
- a CDS encoding winged helix-turn-helix transcriptional regulator — protein sequence MKDQYLLTIRLIERLHRRFLDVIKAELDRLGIEDINNVQTLILSNIGEEQLTVGELTARGYYLGSNVSYNVKKLVENGYLIQERSNHDKRMTRVRLAEKGLDLTAKIDDLYERNAEEIIKGLASLDQMKELNRILTGIERYWSRLVSFGR from the coding sequence GTGAAAGATCAATATCTGCTGACGATACGCTTGATTGAGCGTCTGCACCGCAGGTTCCTCGACGTCATCAAGGCAGAGCTTGATCGTCTCGGGATCGAGGACATCAACAATGTGCAGACCCTGATCCTCTCCAATATCGGAGAGGAGCAGCTGACTGTCGGCGAACTCACCGCACGGGGATACTATCTTGGGTCGAACGTTTCCTACAATGTCAAGAAGCTGGTGGAAAACGGCTACCTGATTCAGGAACGTTCCAACCATGACAAGCGCATGACACGGGTGCGCCTGGCGGAGAAGGGGCTCGATCTCACGGCCAAGATCGACGATCTCTACGAGCGCAACGCCGAGGAGATCATCAAGGGGCTGGCGAGCCTCGACCAGATGAAGGAGCTCAATCGCATCCTCACCGGGATCGAGCGCTACTGGAGTCGTCTGGTCAGCTTCGGGCGCTGA
- the dhaK gene encoding dihydroxyacetone kinase subunit DhaK, with the protein MTSKTKKIMNDPARIVPEMVEGICAAYPRHVMVHPENEYVLLSRHLPKEGQVGVLIGGGSGHEPAFAGYVGRGMAHAAALGEVFTSPTPEPILLATQAIHSGNGVLYLYNNYAGDCLNFDMAAEMAQGEGIEVRTVLGIDDIASAREPGNRRGIAGGFFLFKCAGAAAGRGDDLDRVEALTRKAVAAMRSMGVALGACSLPAVLTPGFELGDDDMEIGMGIHGEAGVRRGPLEPADAIVDAMLDRILGELPLGRGDCCAVLVNGLGATSTIEQYVAARRVHRRLADRGVAVHKTHVGEYVTSLEMAGLSVTLMQLDGELIELLDAPADACMYRQR; encoded by the coding sequence ATGACTTCGAAAACCAAGAAGATCATGAACGATCCTGCGCGGATCGTGCCGGAAATGGTCGAGGGCATCTGCGCGGCCTATCCTCGGCATGTGATGGTCCATCCCGAAAACGAGTATGTCCTGCTATCGAGACATCTTCCAAAAGAGGGACAAGTCGGCGTCCTGATCGGCGGTGGATCGGGGCACGAGCCGGCGTTTGCCGGCTATGTCGGGCGAGGCATGGCGCATGCGGCGGCGTTGGGCGAGGTGTTCACGTCGCCCACGCCCGAGCCGATCCTGCTGGCCACCCAAGCCATACACAGTGGGAATGGTGTTCTATATCTCTACAATAACTATGCTGGAGATTGTCTCAACTTCGATATGGCTGCCGAAATGGCACAGGGTGAGGGCATCGAGGTCCGCACGGTGCTCGGCATCGACGATATCGCCTCTGCCCGCGAGCCCGGGAACCGCCGCGGCATCGCCGGCGGCTTCTTCCTGTTCAAGTGCGCCGGTGCCGCTGCCGGTCGCGGTGACGATCTGGACCGGGTGGAGGCCCTGACCCGCAAGGCTGTGGCGGCGATGCGCAGCATGGGTGTGGCGCTGGGCGCGTGCTCGCTTCCCGCCGTCCTCACCCCCGGTTTCGAGCTCGGCGACGACGACATGGAAATCGGCATGGGCATCCATGGCGAGGCGGGCGTGCGCCGCGGTCCGCTGGAGCCGGCCGATGCGATCGTCGATGCCATGCTCGACAGGATCCTGGGCGAGCTGCCGCTGGGCCGCGGGGATTGCTGCGCTGTCCTCGTCAACGGACTCGGAGCGACCTCCACCATCGAACAATACGTCGCCGCCCGCCGGGTCCACCGGCGCCTCGCCGATCGGGGCGTTGCGGTGCACAAGACCCATGTCGGGGAATATGTCACATCGTTGGAAATGGCCGGATTGTCGGTCACGCTCATGCAACTCGACGGCGAACTCATCGAACTACTCGATGCGCCGGCGGATGCCTGCATGTACCGCCAGCGGTGA
- the hemB gene encoding porphobilinogen synthase, whose translation MSQHLPPLARFPQARPRRLRRMPWSRALVAENSLQPSDLIQPMFVVEGKRKREPVASLPGIERLSIDQLLPEAERCLDLGIPAVALFPVTPADRKCEEGREAFNPENLVCRAFRTLRENFPELGLVGDVALDPYTSHGQDGLIRNGVIVNDETLDVLCRQAVCQADAGCDVIAPSDMMDGRIGAIRAALDDRGHTQTLILAYSAKYASAFYGPFRDAVGSSGTLGKADKKTYQMDPANSDEALREVALDIAEGADMVMIKPGLPYLDIIRRVKDAFSLPTFAYHVSGEYAMIKAAGEKGWLDADACMMESLVAFKRAGADAILTYAAIDIAGRL comes from the coding sequence ATGTCCCAGCACCTGCCACCGCTCGCACGTTTTCCACAGGCCCGGCCGCGCCGCTTGCGGCGCATGCCATGGAGTCGGGCCCTGGTCGCGGAGAACAGCCTGCAACCGTCCGACCTGATCCAGCCCATGTTCGTCGTCGAGGGCAAGAGGAAACGCGAGCCCGTGGCCTCGCTGCCGGGGATAGAGCGACTGTCCATCGACCAGCTCCTGCCCGAGGCCGAGCGTTGCCTCGATCTCGGCATTCCGGCCGTGGCCCTGTTCCCGGTGACGCCGGCCGACCGCAAGTGCGAGGAAGGCAGGGAGGCGTTCAACCCCGAGAACCTCGTTTGCCGCGCATTTCGTACACTCAGGGAAAATTTCCCCGAACTGGGACTTGTGGGTGATGTGGCCCTCGATCCCTACACCAGCCACGGCCAGGACGGGCTCATCCGCAATGGCGTGATCGTCAATGATGAAACGCTCGATGTGCTGTGCCGGCAGGCCGTTTGCCAGGCCGATGCCGGGTGCGACGTGATCGCCCCGTCCGACATGATGGATGGCCGCATCGGCGCCATCCGCGCCGCACTCGACGACAGGGGACACACGCAGACGCTGATCCTTGCCTACAGCGCGAAATACGCTTCGGCATTCTACGGTCCCTTCCGCGATGCCGTCGGCTCGTCGGGCACGCTCGGCAAGGCGGACAAGAAGACCTACCAGATGGACCCGGCCAATTCGGACGAGGCGCTGCGCGAGGTCGCCCTCGACATCGCCGAGGGTGCGGACATGGTCATGATCAAGCCGGGACTTCCCTATCTCGACATCATCCGCCGCGTGAAGGATGCCTTCAGCCTGCCGACCTTCGCCTACCACGTCTCCGGCGAGTACGCGATGATCAAGGCTGCCGGCGAGAAGGGCTGGCTGGATGCCGACGCCTGCATGATGGAAAGCCTCGTGGCCTTCAAGCGCGCGGGTGCCGACGCGATCCTGACCTATGCCGCCATCGACATTGCCGGGCGGCTGTGA
- a CDS encoding DedA family protein: protein MDLAALFLQAFLAATILPFSSEVVLGTMAAVGDVDRITLLIVASCGNVTGSVINWLLGRFIERFRHHRLFPVSPQALERAQATFRRHGLWSLLFAWVPVIGDPLTVAAGMLRTPFLPFLILVTIGKVARYVVVLWLAGQL, encoded by the coding sequence ATGGATCTCGCCGCGCTCTTCCTGCAGGCGTTCCTCGCGGCGACGATCCTCCCCTTCTCCTCGGAGGTGGTGCTCGGAACGATGGCGGCAGTCGGCGATGTCGATCGTATCACCTTGTTGATAGTTGCCAGTTGCGGCAATGTTACCGGTTCCGTCATCAACTGGCTGCTGGGCCGGTTCATCGAGCGCTTCCGCCATCACCGCCTGTTCCCCGTCAGCCCGCAGGCGCTGGAACGCGCCCAAGCCACCTTCCGGCGGCATGGCCTGTGGAGCCTGCTGTTCGCCTGGGTGCCGGTCATCGGCGATCCGCTCACGGTAGCGGCGGGAATGCTGCGCACTCCGTTCCTGCCGTTCCTCATCCTCGTCACCATCGGCAAGGTCGCACGCTACGTCGTGGTCCTGTGGCTCGCGGGCCAGCTCTGA
- a CDS encoding enoyl-CoA hydratase/isomerase family protein → MTTDDIRFEEKGGIGIVTLDRQKALNALTHPMVNALSARLVEWRERDDISAVLVRAAPGRAFCAGGDIRAVTELAATDGPDAVLPFFRDEYRMNWRIRHFPKPYIALMDGIAMGGGVGISVHGRYRVVTANTVLAMPETGIGMIPDVGGSAFMPRLPGEIGTRLALTGARLDGRDCRAIGIGTHYVDSGRIDELADALIGGNPFDEVLGRFDEGVGNSAIVGHREAIDRLYAGDDLGRVVARMRSSDEEFARKELTTLKGKSPISVGIAFREMRLGRELDFAECLRLEYRLVRHVMTHGDFHEGVRALIIDKDKNPNWQLSSLDEVTDEAVGRFFEPWQGDRLTFDWKL, encoded by the coding sequence ATGACAACTGACGATATCCGCTTTGAGGAAAAAGGTGGCATCGGCATTGTCACCCTCGACCGGCAGAAGGCGCTGAATGCGCTGACCCACCCCATGGTCAACGCCCTGTCCGCCAGGCTCGTCGAATGGCGCGAACGCGACGATATCAGCGCCGTGCTGGTGCGGGCAGCACCGGGGCGGGCCTTCTGCGCCGGTGGCGATATCCGCGCGGTCACCGAACTGGCCGCAACCGACGGGCCCGATGCGGTGTTGCCGTTCTTTCGCGACGAATACCGGATGAACTGGCGCATCAGGCACTTTCCCAAGCCCTACATCGCGCTGATGGACGGCATCGCCATGGGCGGCGGTGTCGGCATATCGGTACATGGCCGTTATCGGGTGGTGACCGCCAACACCGTGCTGGCCATGCCGGAAACCGGCATCGGCATGATTCCCGATGTGGGCGGCAGCGCCTTCATGCCGCGTCTTCCCGGAGAGATCGGAACCCGTCTTGCCCTGACCGGAGCGCGTCTCGACGGTCGGGATTGCCGTGCCATCGGCATCGGCACGCATTACGTCGATTCGGGGCGCATCGACGAACTCGCCGATGCGCTCATCGGTGGCAACCCCTTCGACGAGGTGCTCGGCCGGTTCGACGAAGGGGTGGGAAACTCCGCCATCGTCGGGCATCGCGAGGCGATCGACCGCCTGTATGCCGGCGACGACCTTGGCCGGGTCGTGGCACGAATGCGTTCCAGCGACGAGGAATTTGCCAGAAAGGAGCTGACTACCTTAAAGGGAAAGTCTCCAATTTCTGTGGGAATAGCCTTTCGCGAGATGCGGCTGGGTCGCGAACTCGACTTTGCCGAATGTCTGCGTCTGGAATATCGCCTTGTCCGCCACGTGATGACGCACGGGGATTTTCACGAGGGTGTGCGGGCGCTGATCATCGACAAGGACAAGAATCCGAATTGGCAGCTTTCAAGCCTCGACGAGGTAACGGACGAGGCCGTCGGGCGCTTCTTCGAACCGTGGCAGGGTGACCGGTTGACATTCGACTGGAAGTTGTAA
- the mmsB gene encoding 3-hydroxyisobutyrate dehydrogenase — translation MSRVAFIGLGNMGLPMAVNLARAGHAVRGFDMSADSMERATVGGIEAASGIGAAVENAEFVITMLPAGQHVRAVYLGTDGILDRVTGKPQLIDCSTIDVETARDVAARASERGLPILDAPVSGGVGGAEAGTLTFMVGGSDEAFARARDILDVMGKAVIHAGAEGNGQAAKICNNMILGISMIAVSEAFVLAENLGLSADKLFEISSQSSGQCWSMTAYCPVPGPVPSSPANRDYRPGFTAAMMLKDLKLACEAAQAADSAAPLGAEACRMYELFARQGNERMDFSGIVRMIRGMQ, via the coding sequence ATGAGCAGGGTCGCGTTCATCGGGTTGGGTAACATGGGCTTGCCGATGGCGGTCAACCTCGCCAGGGCCGGGCACGCGGTCCGCGGCTTCGACATGTCGGCCGACAGCATGGAGCGGGCGACCGTGGGAGGCATCGAGGCTGCGTCCGGCATCGGCGCGGCGGTGGAGAATGCCGAATTCGTCATCACCATGCTGCCGGCGGGGCAGCACGTTCGCGCCGTCTATCTCGGCACGGACGGTATCCTTGACCGTGTCACCGGAAAGCCCCAGCTGATCGATTGCTCGACCATCGATGTCGAGACGGCTCGCGATGTCGCCGCGCGTGCGTCCGAGCGCGGGCTGCCGATCCTGGATGCACCGGTCTCGGGCGGTGTCGGCGGTGCCGAAGCCGGGACGCTGACCTTCATGGTCGGCGGATCGGACGAGGCCTTTGCCCGTGCCCGCGACATTCTCGACGTCATGGGCAAGGCGGTGATCCATGCCGGAGCAGAGGGCAACGGCCAGGCGGCCAAGATCTGCAACAACATGATTCTCGGCATTTCCATGATCGCTGTGAGCGAAGCGTTCGTTCTGGCTGAAAACCTGGGCCTGTCTGCCGACAAGTTGTTCGAGATCAGTTCGCAATCTTCGGGACAGTGTTGGTCCATGACCGCTTATTGCCCCGTTCCGGGGCCTGTCCCGAGCTCGCCAGCCAACAGGGACTATCGCCCTGGTTTTACGGCTGCTATGATGCTCAAGGACCTGAAGTTGGCCTGCGAAGCGGCTCAAGCGGCGGATTCGGCGGCTCCACTCGGAGCGGAGGCTTGCCGCATGTATGAACTATTCGCGCGTCAGGGGAACGAAAGGATGGATTTTTCTGGAATTGTCCGGATGATCCGTGGCATGCAGTGA
- a CDS encoding dihydrodipicolinate synthase family protein, whose amino-acid sequence MGLQHPWRGIFPIAPAVFHDDGTLDDDGNARALECMIDQGVDGICILANYSEQFLLSDGERDRMLEISAKTIDGRVPMIVTISHFSTDVAIERARRAKACGAEMLMLMPPYHGALLRADEQGTFEHFERIGSAVDLPLMVQDAPLSGVNLSVPLLARMAREIPQVSYLKVEMPGTANKLRALIAACGDSIDGPFDGEEAITLMADLDAGATGTMTSALLPDLIRPIVFHHLDGRREEARALYARLLPLINFENRQCGLRAAKAVMKEGGVIRSDHVRHPSQPLPDATRRELLELAGEARPLALRWGK is encoded by the coding sequence ATGGGTCTGCAACATCCGTGGAGGGGGATTTTCCCGATCGCTCCGGCGGTCTTTCATGACGATGGCACACTCGACGATGACGGCAACGCCCGTGCACTGGAGTGCATGATCGACCAGGGGGTCGACGGAATCTGCATCCTGGCCAACTACAGCGAGCAGTTTCTGCTCAGCGACGGCGAGCGCGACCGGATGCTGGAGATTTCCGCAAAGACGATTGACGGCCGGGTACCGATGATCGTCACAATCAGTCATTTCAGTACCGATGTCGCCATCGAACGGGCGAGGCGGGCAAAGGCATGCGGAGCCGAGATGCTGATGCTCATGCCCCCCTATCATGGGGCCCTGCTGCGCGCCGACGAGCAGGGAACCTTCGAGCATTTCGAGCGCATCGGCTCGGCCGTCGACCTGCCGCTGATGGTGCAGGACGCACCGCTGAGCGGAGTGAACCTGTCCGTCCCCCTGCTCGCCCGCATGGCCCGCGAAATCCCGCAAGTGAGTTATCTCAAGGTCGAGATGCCGGGTACCGCCAACAAGTTGCGGGCGCTGATCGCCGCCTGTGGCGACAGCATCGACGGGCCGTTCGATGGCGAGGAAGCCATCACCCTGATGGCCGATCTCGATGCCGGTGCCACCGGCACGATGACCAGCGCGCTGCTGCCGGACCTTATCCGCCCGATCGTGTTTCACCATCTCGATGGCCGGCGGGAGGAGGCGCGCGCACTGTATGCCCGGCTGCTGCCGCTGATCAATTTCGAGAACCGTCAATGCGGCCTGCGGGCAGCCAAGGCGGTGATGAAGGAAGGTGGCGTCATCCGCAGCGACCACGTCCGCCATCCGTCGCAGCCGCTGCCCGACGCCACCCGCAGGGAGCTGCTCGAACTCGCCGGCGAGGCCAGGCCGCTGGCGCTGCGCTGGGGCAAGTGA
- a CDS encoding SMP-30/gluconolactonase/LRE family protein, whose translation MAGLADIYEIHHPSFRHLINGNARLHQLWTGAAWAEGPVYFRDGDFLLFSDIPNNRIMRFVPDAYALTGTTSVFRAPAGNTNGHTRDMQGRLISCSHGDRCVTRTGHDGRIAVIADSYEGKRLNSPNDVVVKSDGTIWFTDPSYGILSNLEGWKAEPEYGGCYVFRIDPDGTLTAVATDFVKPNGLAFSPDESRLYIADTGASHMENGPKHIRVFDVAGDNTLSGGDVLMTCDNGMFDGFRIDTDGRIWSSAADGVHCFTPQGELLGRILVPEVVANVCFGGVKRNRLYICGTTSLYAVLTCVEGAQIP comes from the coding sequence ATGGCAGGCCTGGCCGATATCTACGAGATCCATCATCCGTCATTCCGCCACCTGATCAACGGCAACGCCCGCCTGCACCAGTTGTGGACGGGCGCCGCATGGGCCGAGGGGCCGGTCTACTTCCGTGATGGCGACTTCCTGCTCTTCAGCGACATTCCCAACAATCGCATCATGCGCTTCGTTCCTGACGCCTATGCCCTCACCGGCACGACGAGTGTCTTCCGGGCACCGGCCGGCAACACCAACGGCCATACGCGCGACATGCAGGGCCGGCTGATCTCGTGCAGCCACGGTGACCGCTGCGTGACCCGTACCGGGCATGACGGCAGGATCGCCGTCATCGCCGACAGCTACGAGGGCAAGCGGCTGAACTCGCCCAACGACGTCGTCGTGAAATCCGACGGCACGATCTGGTTCACCGATCCGTCCTATGGCATCCTCTCCAACCTCGAGGGCTGGAAGGCCGAGCCCGAATATGGCGGCTGCTACGTCTTCCGCATCGATCCGGACGGAACGCTGACCGCAGTGGCCACCGACTTCGTCAAGCCCAATGGCCTCGCCTTCTCGCCCGACGAGAGCAGGCTCTACATCGCCGACACCGGCGCCAGCCACATGGAGAACGGCCCGAAGCACATCCGCGTGTTCGATGTTGCCGGCGACAACACGCTCTCGGGCGGCGACGTGCTGATGACCTGCGACAACGGCATGTTCGACGGCTTCCGCATCGATACCGACGGCCGGATCTGGTCGAGTGCCGCCGACGGCGTCCATTGCTTCACGCCGCAAGGCGAACTGCTGGGCAGGATCCTCGTTCCCGAGGTCGTCGCCAATGTCTGCTTCGGCGGCGTGAAGAGGAACCGCCTCTACATCTGCGGCACGACCTCGCTCTACGCCGTGCTGACCTGCGTCGAGGGCGCCCAGATCCCCTGA
- a CDS encoding acyl-CoA dehydrogenase family protein — protein MDFERSEDQEALVEMARNFARSELAPHARRWDEERHFPVETLRKAAALGLAGIYVDEAHGGSGLGRLDAAMLFEELSAGCTSTAAYLSIHNMVAWMIDRFGSAAQRQRFLPGLLTMRHFSSYCLTEPGSGSDAASLRTSAIPDGDDYVLNGSKAFISGGGHSDLYLVMCRTGGDGAGGISAVLVEKDRAGLSFGAPEHKMGWNSQPTAVVNFDDCRVPVANRLGDEGEGFRLAMTGLDGGRVNIAACSLGTARAALEKSLAHVKERRQFNQAIADFQVTRFKLADMATKLEAARLITLQAAFKLDRDAAGKTQAAAMAKRLATDLCFEIIDEALQLHGGYGYIRDYEIERHLRDARVHRILEGTNEIMRMIIARQLLAQS, from the coding sequence ATGGATTTTGAAAGAAGCGAGGATCAGGAGGCGCTTGTGGAAATGGCGAGGAACTTCGCCCGAAGCGAACTCGCGCCCCATGCCCGCCGGTGGGACGAGGAACGGCACTTTCCCGTCGAGACCCTGCGCAAGGCCGCCGCTCTGGGGCTGGCCGGCATCTATGTCGACGAGGCGCATGGCGGCAGCGGACTGGGACGGCTGGATGCGGCGATGCTGTTCGAGGAGCTTTCGGCGGGATGCACCTCGACGGCGGCCTATCTGTCGATCCACAACATGGTGGCATGGATGATCGACCGCTTCGGCAGCGCAGCCCAGCGCCAGCGCTTCCTGCCCGGTCTGCTGACCATGCGGCATTTCTCCAGCTATTGCCTGACCGAGCCCGGATCGGGGTCGGATGCCGCCAGCCTGCGGACCAGCGCGATCCCGGATGGCGACGACTATGTTCTCAACGGTTCCAAGGCCTTCATCTCCGGGGGCGGCCATTCGGACCTCTATCTGGTGATGTGCCGGACCGGCGGCGACGGAGCCGGCGGGATCAGTGCCGTTCTGGTGGAAAAGGACAGGGCAGGACTGTCCTTCGGCGCCCCGGAACACAAGATGGGCTGGAATTCGCAACCCACCGCCGTGGTGAATTTCGATGACTGCCGCGTGCCGGTCGCCAACCGTCTCGGCGATGAAGGCGAGGGGTTCCGGCTGGCGATGACGGGGCTCGACGGCGGCCGGGTGAACATCGCCGCCTGCTCGCTCGGGACCGCCCGTGCCGCTCTGGAGAAATCGCTCGCCCATGTGAAGGAACGGCGGCAGTTCAACCAGGCGATTGCCGACTTCCAGGTGACCCGGTTCAAGCTCGCCGACATGGCGACCAAGCTGGAAGCTGCGCGACTCATCACCCTGCAGGCGGCGTTCAAGCTTGACCGCGATGCGGCCGGCAAGACGCAGGCGGCGGCGATGGCCAAGCGCCTCGCCACCGACCTGTGCTTCGAGATCATCGACGAAGCGCTGCAGTTGCACGGTGGCTATGGCTATATCCGCGACTACGAAATCGAGCGGCATCTGCGCGATGCCCGGGTTCATCGCATTCTGGAAGGAACCAACGAGATCATGCGTATGATCATCGCCCGTCAGCTGCTGGCGCAGAGCTGA